The following DNA comes from Alosa alosa isolate M-15738 ecotype Scorff River chromosome 13, AALO_Geno_1.1, whole genome shotgun sequence.
ACGTGGGTTCAGGACAGGTAATTCTTGCCCACTTTTTCACAAAACAAATTAAGAACAGCGATGCACCAAATGTATCTTTAATCTTTAATTGATTATTAGGGGCACCTGACACGTTTTTTATCCTTTGGGCTTGGCTTGTCTGTCACTGCAATTGAGGCAGATGCCAACCTGGTGTCGATGGCCAAAAAGTTTGACGGACAGCTCCGCTCTACACTGGAAAAGGAGAGGCTCAGAAAGGTAGCTGTTATTAAGCTTCTAACAAAACAAACTTCATGTTCATTTCAGCTAAACTCACTTTCCCCCCTATTATACCTACAGTACCTAACTGCCAATCAAACAATGTCTCCAATGCCCATTTCTACCCTCCTAGACTGACGCTAACCATCTTCCCCAAGTGGTGTCTGGTCCGTCACCTCATCACGTTGTAGGCTGGGTCAATCCAAAGGCCTCGTGGGAAGACTTTATCGAGCAGCTGAATAGTAGGGATGATGAAAGTGAGTGGCCGGTCTCCGCTGGTGGCCTCTGTAAAAAGAGACAGTGGATATCCATGTCAGCCTCGGATCATCAGCCGGACTCCAAGGGCCAGTGTCTGCGGTCAGCGGAGTGTGACTCGCCGAGCTGCGCTGAAGGATCCAGAGCCAGAGCGCTGTCACTGCACCAGGTGACAGATTGCCCTGGCCCCATTTTGGAGGACCTCCAGGCACACGACTGTTCATCAGATTCGGCGCCAGCAGCAGATGTCAAACACACCCAAACGCCACTGGTGAAGCGTCCCTGTAGGTCCAGTCCAGTGGTTTGCTCAGGACAATCAGCTAGCTGCCTGTTTAATAGCACCTTGTCGGACTCGACTGCTGGCCCTGGGGATGAGGAGCGCATGGGAAGAGGTTTCGTCTTAACTGGCCTCCATGCTTGCGGAGACCTGAGCGCCACCCTCCTGCGCCATTTTGTCAGCTGCCCTCGCGTTCAGGGCATCACCTCGGTGGCCTGCTGCTACATGAAGATCACCACCAAGGAGAATCCCTCTCCGCCTGGTGTCCTTGCCCCTCCCCCCACCGCCCAATCGGCTGACGCCCTCACACCCTCTGACTTTGGCTACCCAATGAGCGAGTGGGTGAGGGGATTGCCCGGGCACCAGCTGTCCTATAAGGCGCGAGAGGGGGCGTGCCACGCGGTGGAGGACTACGTCCACAGGCTCCGTGAGGAGAGCGAGCTGCTGAAGACGCACTGCTATCGGGCTGTGCTGGAGACCGTCATCGGGCGGCGCGTCCAGATGTGCGCAGGGCCGGCATCCAGACCATCAAGAAAGCACACACCCTTCCCTTTGCAGAGTCAGTACATGGGCCGCCTTGTGTGACTTGGCACCAAGTATAAACTAAGCCTGCACAATGAATCGATTTTTAATCAAACTCACAATTTGAACTAATGCATTCAATTGCAGAAGCTGCAATTAATGGTGCAGCTCACAGTTCTTTTCCAATCTTGTCACATGcatgatttttatattcatgtcaCGCTCCTTGTGTGATAGATAGTGAAGCTCTGTGGCTAGGCATGCTGGGCATCAGTGGCCCAACTTAAAACAaaatttggaatattgaactaaAAGCTTGACTTGCAGTTAGATATTTTCCCAAAATCGTGCAGCCATAATCTAAATGGTTTTATATGTTTGAGCATTGACTAACTTTATTGAGGTAGGTAAATAGGCTCTGGGTAAATAGTACTGAATAATGGCACCTGTGGCTCCTTTTTACATACGTTAACTACAGAAAGAATTTGTATTT
Coding sequences within:
- the mettl25b gene encoding LOW QUALITY PROTEIN: protein RRNAD1 (The sequence of the model RefSeq protein was modified relative to this genomic sequence to represent the inferred CDS: inserted 2 bases in 2 codons): MCFRRMFSATLTDEQQRHLAKSVTNLLSLYKHISDSYIIEFFSENLWESLPLSWQEPLNQLSPPQIADLLLDKSVTNRGYPSVWPLSLLAFRASAHALAYPRVPPDQGSIHPGIKPEEFHSNQSQSSLLGHIFRKHVKPKKQHEIRRLGMMVTNLCQQTNCDDVVDVGSGQGHLTRFLSFGLGLSVTAIEADANLVSMAKKFDGQLRSTLEKERLRKTDANHLPQVVSGPSPHHVVGWVNPKASWEDFIEQLNSRDDESEWPVSAGGLCKKRQWISMSASDHQPDSKGQCLRSAECDSPSCAEGSRARALSLHQVTDCPGPILEDLQAHDCSSDSAPAADVKHTQTPLVKRPCRSSPVVCSGQSASCLFNSTLSDSTAGPGDEERMGRGFVLTGLHACGDLSATLLRHFVSCPRVQGITSVACCYMKITTKENPSPPGVLAPPPTAQSADALTPSDFGYPMSEWVRGLPGHQLSYKAREGACHAVEDYVHRLREESELLKTHCYRAVLETVXRAARPDVRRAGIQTIKKAHTLPFAEYARLGLPRVGLPADLPLDQVDTMLQQQGRVVTYFSLVLLLAPVVETLVLLDRMLFLQEQGIPSQLVPLFDPAFXPRNLVLVAVKQGLTQGVKDAC